From Pseudoleptotrichia goodfellowii, a single genomic window includes:
- a CDS encoding tRNA(Met) cytidine acetate ligase, protein MRIGIVAEYNPFHNGHLYQINKIKEIFGKDIFLVIIISGDFVQRGELSFLNKWEKTKIALENGVDLVAELPLYYSIQNAEIFSGTATEILDYLGVDIQIFGAEEENIEKLEEVIKLQSKQSYKKKLMDFIKAGNSYSTSQKLVLNEYGYEDIVKSNNILGLEYIRAIRKKKLEIKPYVIKREISEYNEDKVEKDRFDMASASFIRKEIEENNFEKIKRFVPENTYEMLKEKIKKRKEKGIDDIILKNEIFKMVKYKFLTYSKKEIIKIYDTTEEIYVRIYNGLKESSSYNEFVKNIKSRNFSTKRIERIIMNTFLNVTLKNSDFRVDYVRILGFNRKGREYLKKIKDKFGNGKKIFVNWKDIEKDEEINREKINIEKNGFLVKELLFEEKERLNPVIIE, encoded by the coding sequence ATGAGAATTGGAATTGTAGCCGAGTATAATCCGTTTCATAACGGTCATTTATATCAAATTAATAAAATAAAAGAAATTTTCGGAAAAGATATCTTCCTTGTTATAATAATAAGCGGAGATTTCGTTCAAAGAGGGGAACTTTCGTTTTTAAATAAATGGGAGAAAACGAAAATTGCTCTTGAAAACGGAGTTGATCTGGTAGCGGAACTGCCTTTGTATTATTCGATTCAGAATGCCGAAATTTTTTCCGGAACAGCTACGGAGATTCTTGATTATCTGGGAGTCGATATACAGATTTTCGGGGCTGAAGAAGAGAATATTGAAAAACTTGAAGAAGTGATAAAACTTCAATCAAAACAAAGTTACAAAAAAAAGTTAATGGATTTTATAAAAGCAGGGAACAGCTACAGTACATCCCAGAAACTTGTTTTAAATGAGTACGGCTACGAAGATATAGTGAAATCCAATAATATATTGGGATTGGAATATATTCGGGCAATAAGAAAAAAAAAGCTGGAAATAAAACCTTATGTTATTAAACGTGAAATTTCCGAATATAATGAAGATAAAGTAGAAAAAGACAGGTTCGATATGGCAAGTGCTTCGTTTATAAGAAAAGAGATTGAGGAAAATAACTTTGAGAAAATAAAAAGATTTGTTCCCGAAAATACTTATGAAATGCTGAAAGAGAAGATAAAAAAAAGAAAAGAAAAAGGGATAGATGATATCATTTTAAAAAATGAGATTTTTAAAATGGTAAAATATAAATTTTTAACGTATTCAAAGAAAGAAATAATAAAAATATATGATACGACAGAGGAAATTTATGTTAGAATATACAATGGATTAAAAGAATCTTCAAGTTATAATGAGTTTGTAAAAAACATCAAATCGAGAAATTTTTCAACTAAAAGAATTGAAAGAATTATAATGAATACATTTTTGAATGTTACCCTTAAAAATTCTGATTTTAGAGTCGACTATGTACGGATTTTAGGCTTTAACCGTAAAGGAAGGGAATATTTGAAAAAAATAAAAGATAAATTCGGAAACGGGAAAAAAATTTTTGTGAACTGGAAAGATATAGAAAAAGATGAAGA